The DNA sequence ATCAAGGGGAACAATTCTACCCACAAAATAAGCTAGAGTAACGATAATTGCCCCCCAAACTGTTGCCCCCATAAAGTTATAAAATAGGAACTTAGGATAGGGCATTTCCACAATACCAGCAATAGGTCCAGCAAAAATCCTGAGAAGAGTGATAAAACGTCCAAAAAAGACTGCTTTTGCGGCATTATCGACAAATTTACTTTTCGCTTTTTCTACCTCTGTTTCAGGCAAACGGAAAAAACGAGCCAATTTCAGTAAAAACGGCCATCCCCCTATTCTACCAATCCAATAACCACAATTATCCCCTGTAACCGCACCTGCGATCGCAGTTAATAATACTAACCAATAATTTAACTCTCCACTACCCGCTAAAAAACCGCCCACAATGGTAATAGTTTCACCCGGGATAGGAATACCAGTATTTTCGATCGCAATTCCTGCAAACACAGCCCAATAACCGTAAAGGTGGGCTAATTCTTTAATTTGTTCTAAGGATAAAAATTCCATTAGTGAATAGTAAATAGTGAATAGATTAAAAAAGGGCAATGGTAAATAGTTGATAGTAAATAATTAATAAATCCTAACTCCTAACCCCGAACCCTGAACTAAAATTAATTGTATCTGTCTAAAAGGGCTTGTAATCCCCCTTGAAAACCAGAGCCAACAGCATTAAGTCGCCATTCTCCGTCTTTTCTGTACAATTCTGCCATAATTACCGCAGTTTCCACTGAGAAGTCTTCTGTCAAATCGTAGCGCAAAACTTCTTCTTTCGTTTGTACATCCACTAGACGGATATAAGCATTAGTAACTTGACCAAAATTTTGTTTTCTCTTGTCAGCTTCGTAAATTGTCACCGTTACCACTATTTTAGATACATCTACAGGGACTTTACGCAAATCAACAATTAAACCTTCGTCGTCTCCCTCTCCTTCACCAGTGCGGTTATCTCCTAAAAGTTTAACAGATTGATCAGAATCGGGACTAACTAGGTTATTGTAAAAAATGAAGTGTTTATCGGAAACTAATTTGTCATTGTCTCCTAATAGAAAAACAGATACATCTAAATCAAAATCACCGCCAGTATCTGTAACATTGACATCCCAACCTAAACCGATAAATCCTGCAACTAGGCTAGGGGCAACTTTAGCTAAGGAAATTCTTTCGCCTTTTTTTAGTGAAATAGTCATACTTTAATTTTATGAAATTTAGTGATCTTATTCATCAATTATCCCCTCAACATCATAGTTTTGACTCTCATCCCCATCTTAATCCTGAGTTAACAAATATCGCTCCCATCGATCAAGCGGACGTAAATAGTCTCAGTTACATTGAAGGTGATAAGTTTGCGAATATGATAGCCATTACGAAGGCTTCTGCTCTTATTCTACCACTAGATTCTGCACTACAAACTCAAGCTACAGAAAAAGGAATTGCTTGGTTAGCGTCTCCTTATCCTCGTCTTACTTTTGCCCAAGGGATTGATATATTTTATAAACCTTATAAGCCTTCTGCTCAAATTCATTCTACGGCGGTAATTGCTGATGATGTGCAGTTAGGGAAAAATGTCTCTATTGGTGCCCATGTAGTCATCGAAAAAGGGTGTAAAATTGGTGATGATGTATGTATCTTTCCGAATGTAGTTGTTTATCCTGATGTTACTATAGGCGATCGCACCTTACTTCATGCTAATTGTACCATTGAAGAGAGAACCCACATCGGGAAAGACTGTGTTATCCATAGTGGTGCGGTAATTGGTGGAGAAGGATTTGGTTTTGTGCCTACTCAAGAAGGGTGGTACAAAATGCAACAATCTGGCTATGTCATCCTTGAAGATGGAGTGGAAATTGGTTGTAATAGTACAATAGATCGTCCTGCGGTAGGTGTTACGAAAATTGGTAAGAATACAAAATTAGATAATCTTGTCCACGTCGGACACAATGGGGATATAGGAGAAAATTGTGCTTTTGCCGCTCAAGTAGGTTTGGCAGGAGGCGTGAAAATTGGTAATCGGGTTATTTTGGCTGGCCAAGTTGGTGTTGCCAATCAAGTACAAATAGAAGACGGTGCGATCGCATCCGCTCAAACAGGAATACATCATAATGTTAAAGCAGGAGAAACAGTTTCAGGCTCACCAGCAGTAAGCAATAAATTATACTTAAAAGTTTCAGCTATTTATAAAAAATTGCCTGAAATTTATAAAAATGTCAAAGAATTGCAGAAAAAACTTAATTGACTTTTCTACAGTAGTTATGATAAATTTTCTTTGAAAAAAGGTATCAGGTGGCAGGTGTCAGGTAAAAAAAATTTAAAAGTTTATAAATTATTATTATAAATTATTATTAAATAACTCTCTTTTCCCTGTTCCCTACTCTAACTAAAAATTTACACAACGAGAAGTGAAAGAGCCAATGATAACAGGGCAAAATATTGATCAATGGGAAGTAATTAACTGGCAAAAATTAATTCAGATATTTTCAGCAAAACAGATACATAAAGTAGCTGAAAAAAGAAGTAAATATAGCGTTTATCCCCTTAATAAATATCCTCAATACCCTCCAGAATT is a window from the Cyanobacterium sp. Dongsha4 genome containing:
- the lpxD gene encoding UDP-3-O-(3-hydroxymyristoyl)glucosamine N-acyltransferase, producing the protein MKFSDLIHQLSPQHHSFDSHPHLNPELTNIAPIDQADVNSLSYIEGDKFANMIAITKASALILPLDSALQTQATEKGIAWLASPYPRLTFAQGIDIFYKPYKPSAQIHSTAVIADDVQLGKNVSIGAHVVIEKGCKIGDDVCIFPNVVVYPDVTIGDRTLLHANCTIEERTHIGKDCVIHSGAVIGGEGFGFVPTQEGWYKMQQSGYVILEDGVEIGCNSTIDRPAVGVTKIGKNTKLDNLVHVGHNGDIGENCAFAAQVGLAGGVKIGNRVILAGQVGVANQVQIEDGAIASAQTGIHHNVKAGETVSGSPAVSNKLYLKVSAIYKKLPEIYKNVKELQKKLN
- a CDS encoding TerD family protein, producing MTISLKKGERISLAKVAPSLVAGFIGLGWDVNVTDTGGDFDLDVSVFLLGDNDKLVSDKHFIFYNNLVSPDSDQSVKLLGDNRTGEGEGDDEGLIVDLRKVPVDVSKIVVTVTIYEADKRKQNFGQVTNAYIRLVDVQTKEEVLRYDLTEDFSVETAVIMAELYRKDGEWRLNAVGSGFQGGLQALLDRYN
- a CDS encoding DedA family protein, yielding MEFLSLEQIKELAHLYGYWAVFAGIAIENTGIPIPGETITIVGGFLAGSGELNYWLVLLTAIAGAVTGDNCGYWIGRIGGWPFLLKLARFFRLPETEVEKAKSKFVDNAAKAVFFGRFITLLRIFAGPIAGIVEMPYPKFLFYNFMGATVWGAIIVTLAYFVGRIVPLDQLVSYLAQFGIVALLAVIAWVVIPLWFKSYNAQKRVKGLGD